One region of Thunnus thynnus chromosome 14, fThuThy2.1, whole genome shotgun sequence genomic DNA includes:
- the hspa12a gene encoding heat shock 70 kDa protein 12A isoform X2: MMTEKETATEKIITDAMANPSPAKSMGDPGITPLSPSHTQNDTDQVPSGPSFMVVVAIDFGTTSSGYAYAFTKEPECIHTMRRWEGGDPGVSNQKTPTTILLTPDRKFHSFGYAARDFYHDLDPSESKQWLYLEKFKMKLHTTANLSIDTDLQAANGKRVKALDIFAYALAFFKEQALKELSDQTGGEFDNNDVRWVITVPAIWKMPAKQFMREAAYKSGLVSRENPEQLIIALEPEAASIYCRKLRLHQMVDLGSQTTQNGFSPTENVGSGMTQAKEHVRRNRQSRTFLVENVIGELWSELEEGDRYVVVDCGGGTVDLTVHQIRLPEGHLKELYKASGGPYGSIGIDYEFEKLLCQIFGQDFIDQFKIKRPAAWVDLMIAFESRKRAAAPDRTNPLNINLPFSFIDYYKKFRGHSVEHALRKSNVDFVKWSSQGMLRMNPDAMNSLFKPTIDHIIQHLTELFDKPEVSDIKFLFLVGGFAESPLLQQAVQNMLQGRSRIIIPHDVGLTILKGAVLFGLDPSIIKVRRSPLTYGVGVLNRFVEGKHPPEKLLVKDGTRWCTDVFDTFISADQSVALGEMVKRSYTPAKPSQQVIVIHVYCSEKENVGFISEHGVKKCGTLRLDVSGTESTAPRREIQTLMQFGDTEIRAMAVDVSTGRTVKASIDFLSH; encoded by the exons atgCGATGGCTAATCCTTCTCCAGCAAAGAGCATGGGTGACCCTGGAATCACTCCACTGTCTCCCTCACACACTCAG AACGACACAGACCAGGTCCCGTCAGGACCGTCCTTCATGGTGGTGGTTGCCATTGACTTTGGCACCACGTCCAGCGGTTATGCTTACGCCTTCACTAAGGAGCCAGAGTGCATTCACACCATGAG GCGTTGGGAAGGTGGGGACCCTGGTGTGTCCAATCAGAAGACTCCAACCACGATCCTGTTGACTCCAGACAGGAAATTCCACAGTTTTGGCTATGCGGCTCGTGACTTCTATCATGACCTGGACCCCAGCGAGTCTAAACAGTGGCTCTACCTggaaaaattcaaaatgaagCTCCACACCACTGCa AATCTGTCCATCGACACAGACCTGCAGGCAGCCAATGGGAAGCGAGTGAAAGCTCTGGACATTTTTGCATATGCGCTGGCCTTCTTTAAGGAGCAAGCACTAAAG GAGCTGAGTGATCAGACAGGTGGCGAGTTTGACAACAATGATGTGAGATGGGTGATCACTGTTCCTGCCATCTGGAAAATGCCTGCAAAACAGTTCATGAGGGAAGCTGCCTATAAG TCTGGTCTGGTGTCCCGTGAAAACCCAGAGCAGCTGATCATCGCCTTAGAACCCGAGGCAGCATCAATCTACTGCCGCAAGCTCCGCCTCCACCAAATGGTGGACCTGGGCAGCCAGACCACCCAGAACGGCTTCAGCCCCACGGAGAACGTAGGGAGTGGAATGACCCAAG CTAAGGAGCATGTTCGGCGCAACCGGCAGAGTCGCACCTTTTTGGTGGAAAATGTCATAGGGGAGCTTTGGTCGGAGCTGGAAGAAG GTGACCGTTATGTGGTGGTAGACTGTGGCGGAGGAACAGTGGACCTGACTGTCCATCAGATCCGCCTTCCAGAGGGACATCTAAAGGAGCTCTACAAGGCCTCAG GTGGTCCCTACGGTTCTATCGGGATTGACTATGaatttgagaagctgctgtGTCAGATCTTTGGTCAGGATTTCATCGACCAATTCAAGATCAAGAGGCCGGCCGCTTGGGTGGACCTGATGATTGCATTTGAGTCACGGAAGAGGGCAGCAGCCCCTGACAGGACCAACCCCCTAAATATTAACCTGCCCTTCTCCTTCATTGACTACTACAAAAAGTTCAGGGGCCACAGTGTTGAACACGCCCTGCGCAAAAGCAA tGTGGATTTTGTTAAATGGTCATCTCAGGGGATGCTGAGGATGAATCCAGATGCTATGAATTCCCTCTTCAAGCCCACCATAGACCACATCATCCAGCACCTCA CTGAGCTCTTTGATAAGCCAGAGGTGAGCGACATTAAGTTCCTCTTCTTAGTGGGAGGTTTTGCTGAGTCACCTCTGCTACAGCAAGCTGTCCAGAACATGCTCCAGGGCCGCAGCCGCATCATCATCCCCCATGATGTAGGCCTCACCATCCTGAAAGGCGCCGTGCTGTTCGGCCTGGACCCCAGTATCATTAAAGTCCGCCGCTCACCCCTCACATACGGTGTAGGCGTCCTCAATCGCTTCGTGGAGGGCAAGCACCCGCCAGAGAAGCTGCTAGTGAAGGATGGCACACGCTGGTGCACTGACGTCTTTGACACCTTCATCTCTGCCGACCAGTCTGTAGCGTTGGGTGAGATGGTGAAGCGGAGCTACACGCCGGCCAAGCCCTCCCAGCAGGTTATTGTCATCCACGTCTACTGCTCTGAGAAGGAGAATGTGGGGTTCATCAGTGAGCATGGCGTCAAGAAGTGTGGGACACTTCGCTTGGATGTGAGTGGAACGGAAAGCACGGCACCGCGCCGCGAGATCCAGACACTCATGCAGTTTGGTGACACAGAGATTCGTGCCATGGCAGTGGATGTGTCTACTGGACGCACCGTCAAAGCTAGCATTGACTTCCTAAGCCATTAA
- the hspa12a gene encoding heat shock 70 kDa protein 12A isoform X1, whose translation MMTEKETATEKIITDAMANPSPAKSMGDPGITPLSPSHTQQNDTDQVPSGPSFMVVVAIDFGTTSSGYAYAFTKEPECIHTMRRWEGGDPGVSNQKTPTTILLTPDRKFHSFGYAARDFYHDLDPSESKQWLYLEKFKMKLHTTANLSIDTDLQAANGKRVKALDIFAYALAFFKEQALKELSDQTGGEFDNNDVRWVITVPAIWKMPAKQFMREAAYKSGLVSRENPEQLIIALEPEAASIYCRKLRLHQMVDLGSQTTQNGFSPTENVGSGMTQAKEHVRRNRQSRTFLVENVIGELWSELEEGDRYVVVDCGGGTVDLTVHQIRLPEGHLKELYKASGGPYGSIGIDYEFEKLLCQIFGQDFIDQFKIKRPAAWVDLMIAFESRKRAAAPDRTNPLNINLPFSFIDYYKKFRGHSVEHALRKSNVDFVKWSSQGMLRMNPDAMNSLFKPTIDHIIQHLTELFDKPEVSDIKFLFLVGGFAESPLLQQAVQNMLQGRSRIIIPHDVGLTILKGAVLFGLDPSIIKVRRSPLTYGVGVLNRFVEGKHPPEKLLVKDGTRWCTDVFDTFISADQSVALGEMVKRSYTPAKPSQQVIVIHVYCSEKENVGFISEHGVKKCGTLRLDVSGTESTAPRREIQTLMQFGDTEIRAMAVDVSTGRTVKASIDFLSH comes from the exons atgCGATGGCTAATCCTTCTCCAGCAAAGAGCATGGGTGACCCTGGAATCACTCCACTGTCTCCCTCACACACTCAG CAGAACGACACAGACCAGGTCCCGTCAGGACCGTCCTTCATGGTGGTGGTTGCCATTGACTTTGGCACCACGTCCAGCGGTTATGCTTACGCCTTCACTAAGGAGCCAGAGTGCATTCACACCATGAG GCGTTGGGAAGGTGGGGACCCTGGTGTGTCCAATCAGAAGACTCCAACCACGATCCTGTTGACTCCAGACAGGAAATTCCACAGTTTTGGCTATGCGGCTCGTGACTTCTATCATGACCTGGACCCCAGCGAGTCTAAACAGTGGCTCTACCTggaaaaattcaaaatgaagCTCCACACCACTGCa AATCTGTCCATCGACACAGACCTGCAGGCAGCCAATGGGAAGCGAGTGAAAGCTCTGGACATTTTTGCATATGCGCTGGCCTTCTTTAAGGAGCAAGCACTAAAG GAGCTGAGTGATCAGACAGGTGGCGAGTTTGACAACAATGATGTGAGATGGGTGATCACTGTTCCTGCCATCTGGAAAATGCCTGCAAAACAGTTCATGAGGGAAGCTGCCTATAAG TCTGGTCTGGTGTCCCGTGAAAACCCAGAGCAGCTGATCATCGCCTTAGAACCCGAGGCAGCATCAATCTACTGCCGCAAGCTCCGCCTCCACCAAATGGTGGACCTGGGCAGCCAGACCACCCAGAACGGCTTCAGCCCCACGGAGAACGTAGGGAGTGGAATGACCCAAG CTAAGGAGCATGTTCGGCGCAACCGGCAGAGTCGCACCTTTTTGGTGGAAAATGTCATAGGGGAGCTTTGGTCGGAGCTGGAAGAAG GTGACCGTTATGTGGTGGTAGACTGTGGCGGAGGAACAGTGGACCTGACTGTCCATCAGATCCGCCTTCCAGAGGGACATCTAAAGGAGCTCTACAAGGCCTCAG GTGGTCCCTACGGTTCTATCGGGATTGACTATGaatttgagaagctgctgtGTCAGATCTTTGGTCAGGATTTCATCGACCAATTCAAGATCAAGAGGCCGGCCGCTTGGGTGGACCTGATGATTGCATTTGAGTCACGGAAGAGGGCAGCAGCCCCTGACAGGACCAACCCCCTAAATATTAACCTGCCCTTCTCCTTCATTGACTACTACAAAAAGTTCAGGGGCCACAGTGTTGAACACGCCCTGCGCAAAAGCAA tGTGGATTTTGTTAAATGGTCATCTCAGGGGATGCTGAGGATGAATCCAGATGCTATGAATTCCCTCTTCAAGCCCACCATAGACCACATCATCCAGCACCTCA CTGAGCTCTTTGATAAGCCAGAGGTGAGCGACATTAAGTTCCTCTTCTTAGTGGGAGGTTTTGCTGAGTCACCTCTGCTACAGCAAGCTGTCCAGAACATGCTCCAGGGCCGCAGCCGCATCATCATCCCCCATGATGTAGGCCTCACCATCCTGAAAGGCGCCGTGCTGTTCGGCCTGGACCCCAGTATCATTAAAGTCCGCCGCTCACCCCTCACATACGGTGTAGGCGTCCTCAATCGCTTCGTGGAGGGCAAGCACCCGCCAGAGAAGCTGCTAGTGAAGGATGGCACACGCTGGTGCACTGACGTCTTTGACACCTTCATCTCTGCCGACCAGTCTGTAGCGTTGGGTGAGATGGTGAAGCGGAGCTACACGCCGGCCAAGCCCTCCCAGCAGGTTATTGTCATCCACGTCTACTGCTCTGAGAAGGAGAATGTGGGGTTCATCAGTGAGCATGGCGTCAAGAAGTGTGGGACACTTCGCTTGGATGTGAGTGGAACGGAAAGCACGGCACCGCGCCGCGAGATCCAGACACTCATGCAGTTTGGTGACACAGAGATTCGTGCCATGGCAGTGGATGTGTCTACTGGACGCACCGTCAAAGCTAGCATTGACTTCCTAAGCCATTAA
- the hspa12a gene encoding heat shock 70 kDa protein 12A isoform X3 has translation MMTEKETATEKIITDAMANPSPAKSMGDPGITPLSPSHTQQNDTDQVPSGPSFMVVVAIDFGTTSSGYAYAFTKEPECIHTMRRWEGGDPGVSNQKTPTTILLTPDRKFHSFGYAARDFYHDLDPSESKQWLYLEKFKMKLHTTANLSIDTDLQAANGKRVKALDIFAYALAFFKEQALKELSDQTGGEFDNNDVRWVITVPAIWKMPAKQFMREAAYKSGLVSRENPEQLIIALEPEAASIYCRKLRLHQMVDLGSQTTQNGFSPTENVGSGMTQGDRYVVVDCGGGTVDLTVHQIRLPEGHLKELYKASGGPYGSIGIDYEFEKLLCQIFGQDFIDQFKIKRPAAWVDLMIAFESRKRAAAPDRTNPLNINLPFSFIDYYKKFRGHSVEHALRKSNVDFVKWSSQGMLRMNPDAMNSLFKPTIDHIIQHLTELFDKPEVSDIKFLFLVGGFAESPLLQQAVQNMLQGRSRIIIPHDVGLTILKGAVLFGLDPSIIKVRRSPLTYGVGVLNRFVEGKHPPEKLLVKDGTRWCTDVFDTFISADQSVALGEMVKRSYTPAKPSQQVIVIHVYCSEKENVGFISEHGVKKCGTLRLDVSGTESTAPRREIQTLMQFGDTEIRAMAVDVSTGRTVKASIDFLSH, from the exons atgCGATGGCTAATCCTTCTCCAGCAAAGAGCATGGGTGACCCTGGAATCACTCCACTGTCTCCCTCACACACTCAG CAGAACGACACAGACCAGGTCCCGTCAGGACCGTCCTTCATGGTGGTGGTTGCCATTGACTTTGGCACCACGTCCAGCGGTTATGCTTACGCCTTCACTAAGGAGCCAGAGTGCATTCACACCATGAG GCGTTGGGAAGGTGGGGACCCTGGTGTGTCCAATCAGAAGACTCCAACCACGATCCTGTTGACTCCAGACAGGAAATTCCACAGTTTTGGCTATGCGGCTCGTGACTTCTATCATGACCTGGACCCCAGCGAGTCTAAACAGTGGCTCTACCTggaaaaattcaaaatgaagCTCCACACCACTGCa AATCTGTCCATCGACACAGACCTGCAGGCAGCCAATGGGAAGCGAGTGAAAGCTCTGGACATTTTTGCATATGCGCTGGCCTTCTTTAAGGAGCAAGCACTAAAG GAGCTGAGTGATCAGACAGGTGGCGAGTTTGACAACAATGATGTGAGATGGGTGATCACTGTTCCTGCCATCTGGAAAATGCCTGCAAAACAGTTCATGAGGGAAGCTGCCTATAAG TCTGGTCTGGTGTCCCGTGAAAACCCAGAGCAGCTGATCATCGCCTTAGAACCCGAGGCAGCATCAATCTACTGCCGCAAGCTCCGCCTCCACCAAATGGTGGACCTGGGCAGCCAGACCACCCAGAACGGCTTCAGCCCCACGGAGAACGTAGGGAGTGGAATGACCCAAG GTGACCGTTATGTGGTGGTAGACTGTGGCGGAGGAACAGTGGACCTGACTGTCCATCAGATCCGCCTTCCAGAGGGACATCTAAAGGAGCTCTACAAGGCCTCAG GTGGTCCCTACGGTTCTATCGGGATTGACTATGaatttgagaagctgctgtGTCAGATCTTTGGTCAGGATTTCATCGACCAATTCAAGATCAAGAGGCCGGCCGCTTGGGTGGACCTGATGATTGCATTTGAGTCACGGAAGAGGGCAGCAGCCCCTGACAGGACCAACCCCCTAAATATTAACCTGCCCTTCTCCTTCATTGACTACTACAAAAAGTTCAGGGGCCACAGTGTTGAACACGCCCTGCGCAAAAGCAA tGTGGATTTTGTTAAATGGTCATCTCAGGGGATGCTGAGGATGAATCCAGATGCTATGAATTCCCTCTTCAAGCCCACCATAGACCACATCATCCAGCACCTCA CTGAGCTCTTTGATAAGCCAGAGGTGAGCGACATTAAGTTCCTCTTCTTAGTGGGAGGTTTTGCTGAGTCACCTCTGCTACAGCAAGCTGTCCAGAACATGCTCCAGGGCCGCAGCCGCATCATCATCCCCCATGATGTAGGCCTCACCATCCTGAAAGGCGCCGTGCTGTTCGGCCTGGACCCCAGTATCATTAAAGTCCGCCGCTCACCCCTCACATACGGTGTAGGCGTCCTCAATCGCTTCGTGGAGGGCAAGCACCCGCCAGAGAAGCTGCTAGTGAAGGATGGCACACGCTGGTGCACTGACGTCTTTGACACCTTCATCTCTGCCGACCAGTCTGTAGCGTTGGGTGAGATGGTGAAGCGGAGCTACACGCCGGCCAAGCCCTCCCAGCAGGTTATTGTCATCCACGTCTACTGCTCTGAGAAGGAGAATGTGGGGTTCATCAGTGAGCATGGCGTCAAGAAGTGTGGGACACTTCGCTTGGATGTGAGTGGAACGGAAAGCACGGCACCGCGCCGCGAGATCCAGACACTCATGCAGTTTGGTGACACAGAGATTCGTGCCATGGCAGTGGATGTGTCTACTGGACGCACCGTCAAAGCTAGCATTGACTTCCTAAGCCATTAA